The following proteins are encoded in a genomic region of Methanomassiliicoccales archaeon:
- a CDS encoding fumarylacetoacetate hydrolase family protein, protein MRKGKIVCIGQNYREHIKELKNEVPSEPVIFLKPMSSRIGNEEAILIPGGVGRVDHEVELALVIGRTGRDIPKERAMDHVSGLAVFNDVTARDVQNAYRKAGLPWTLSKGMDTFAPMSEPKPLPATHGIHDLEISCRVNGKVRQQGNTSMMIYTPEELIAFISKWMTLEEGDVIATGTPSGVGPIVPGDLIEMRIEGVGTLTNPVRARP, encoded by the coding sequence ATGAGGAAAGGTAAGATCGTCTGCATCGGCCAGAACTATCGGGAGCATATCAAGGAGCTCAAGAATGAGGTGCCCTCCGAACCGGTCATCTTTCTAAAGCCGATGTCGTCAAGGATCGGCAATGAGGAGGCCATCCTCATTCCCGGTGGCGTCGGCCGGGTCGATCACGAGGTCGAACTGGCGCTGGTGATAGGCCGGACCGGGAGGGACATCCCGAAGGAAAGGGCGATGGACCATGTCTCCGGTCTGGCGGTCTTCAATGACGTTACCGCCCGGGACGTCCAGAACGCCTACCGCAAGGCAGGATTGCCCTGGACCCTGAGCAAGGGCATGGATACCTTTGCGCCTATGTCCGAGCCCAAGCCTCTGCCGGCAACGCACGGCATCCACGATCTGGAGATATCGTGCCGCGTGAACGGAAAAGTAAGACAGCAGGGCAACACGTCGATGATGATCTATACGCCCGAGGAGCTCATCGCCTTCATCTCCAAGTGGATGACGCTGGAGGAAGGGGATGTCATCGCCACAGGGACGCCGAGCGGTGTCGGACCGATCGTTCCCGGGGACCTGATCGAGATGAGGATCGAGGGCGTCGGAACGCTCACCAACCCGGTCCGCGCGAGACCTTAG
- a CDS encoding RlmE family RNA methyltransferase, protein MSKNWLSARRKDFYYRKAKQLDYRSRASFKLIQIDDRFHIMKPGHVVVDLGAAPGGWLQVASERVTESGHVVGVDLQSIAPVDGMVETIRGDIRKQETVDKLLYMIAGKADVVLSDMSPNISGAYNTDQARSVELCEYALAFAKKTLVDNGTLVMKIFEGQDTKEFVAEVKKYFDNVRMFAPKASRDSSSEMYIIARKFRGEGHIETANAKEDD, encoded by the coding sequence ATGTCGAAGAACTGGCTCTCGGCCCGCCGAAAGGACTTCTACTACCGTAAGGCGAAGCAGCTGGACTATCGTAGCCGTGCCTCCTTCAAGCTCATCCAGATCGATGACCGTTTCCATATCATGAAACCTGGACATGTGGTCGTGGACCTGGGGGCGGCTCCGGGTGGTTGGCTACAGGTCGCATCTGAAAGAGTAACGGAATCTGGCCATGTCGTCGGAGTGGACCTGCAGAGCATTGCGCCCGTGGACGGAATGGTGGAGACGATCCGAGGGGACATAAGGAAGCAGGAGACCGTCGATAAGCTACTCTACATGATCGCAGGGAAGGCCGACGTTGTTCTTTCCGACATGAGCCCCAACATATCCGGGGCCTACAACACTGACCAGGCCAGATCGGTCGAGCTTTGCGAGTATGCACTGGCGTTTGCCAAGAAGACGCTGGTCGATAACGGCACACTGGTCATGAAGATATTCGAGGGTCAGGACACCAAAGAGTTCGTCGCCGAGGTGAAGAAGTACTTCGACAACGTGCGCATGTTCGCACCGAAGGCATCAAGGGACAGCTCGTCCGAGATGTACATCATCGCCAGGAAGTTCAGGGGCGAAGGTCACATCGAAACCGCGAACGCGAAGGAAGACGATTAG
- a CDS encoding class I SAM-dependent methyltransferase produces MDERPLPHAPGDYDAQIIRTIPYYDQIAKETINLVRSLERPPRLWLDTGCGTGTLVNSALNVFPDTHFILVDPSDVMLGQARRKLGGQARVRFLKPSCSQELKCLVTERPDVITAVQCHHYLSREGRKRAVAACYDLLSIGGAYVTFENVRPFTVQGIDIGKRYWERFQLESGKSRTEVTAHLARFDKEYFPITVQEHLELYREIGFEAVEMLWYSYMQAGFYCIK; encoded by the coding sequence ATGGACGAACGCCCGCTCCCTCATGCTCCTGGCGACTATGATGCCCAGATCATCAGAACAATTCCATACTATGATCAGATCGCCAAGGAAACGATAAACCTGGTCCGGTCTTTGGAAAGGCCGCCAAGGCTCTGGCTCGATACTGGCTGCGGCACCGGCACGTTGGTGAATTCGGCCTTGAACGTCTTTCCTGACACCCATTTCATCCTTGTCGACCCATCCGATGTGATGCTAGGACAGGCACGTAGAAAGCTCGGTGGTCAAGCGAGGGTGAGGTTCCTTAAGCCCTCCTGCTCTCAGGAACTGAAATGCTTGGTGACCGAAAGGCCAGACGTGATAACGGCCGTACAATGCCATCACTATCTCTCCAGAGAGGGGAGGAAGAGGGCGGTGGCAGCCTGCTACGACCTACTGTCCATTGGTGGTGCATACGTCACGTTCGAGAACGTGAGGCCGTTCACCGTTCAGGGCATCGATATCGGAAAAAGGTACTGGGAACGTTTTCAGTTGGAGAGCGGCAAGAGCAGGACGGAGGTGACCGCTCATCTGGCCAGATTTGACAAGGAATATTTCCCGATAACTGTCCAGGAGCATCTAGAGCTTTACCGGGAGATCGGATTTGAGGCGGTGGAGATGCTTTGGTATTCATACATGCAGGCCGGTTTCTATTGCATCAAATAG
- the purM gene encoding phosphoribosylformylglycinamidine cyclo-ligase codes for MTQNDWTYARAGVDIEQKSRSIASLVNRLTYRRTGKGRVIDIKGQFTSLIDFEGTILTLCTDGVGTKLLIAEALDKWDTVGIDCMAMNVNDTICVGAEPFAFVDYIAIDKPDERITEQIGIGLEKAAEDCNVDIVGGEIAVLPEIVKGVDLSGTALGWLDKDKIVDGSGVQIGDAIIGLRSSGIHSNGMTLARKVLESAEIGLDQKFDRLGKTIGRELLTPTELYVKKVVELVDKVKVHGMVDVTGGGLKNFVRLKKEVFFEISEPIKPQPVFDIISELGNVSPTEMYKTFNMGMGYGIVLPQENVKKALQVLGEGAKVVGQASKGSGVGIPSLGVHYETY; via the coding sequence ATGACACAGAATGACTGGACGTACGCCCGTGCGGGTGTCGATATTGAACAAAAGTCCCGTTCCATCGCATCACTTGTCAACAGGCTCACCTACCGCAGGACTGGAAAAGGAAGGGTCATTGACATCAAGGGACAGTTCACCAGTCTGATCGATTTTGAGGGCACTATCCTCACGTTGTGCACGGATGGGGTCGGCACCAAACTGCTGATCGCTGAGGCATTGGACAAATGGGACACGGTCGGGATCGACTGCATGGCCATGAACGTGAATGACACGATATGCGTCGGCGCCGAGCCGTTCGCGTTCGTGGATTACATAGCCATCGATAAGCCGGACGAGAGGATCACCGAACAGATCGGCATCGGCCTGGAGAAGGCCGCCGAGGATTGCAACGTGGACATCGTTGGCGGGGAGATAGCGGTCCTTCCGGAGATCGTGAAGGGCGTAGATCTCTCCGGCACCGCACTGGGTTGGCTGGATAAGGACAAGATCGTGGATGGAAGCGGGGTCCAGATCGGCGACGCCATCATCGGGCTCAGGTCGTCTGGAATACATTCCAACGGGATGACCCTGGCCAGGAAGGTCCTGGAATCGGCCGAGATCGGGCTGGACCAGAAGTTCGACCGGTTGGGAAAGACCATCGGTAGGGAGTTGTTGACACCGACCGAGCTCTACGTCAAGAAAGTGGTCGAACTGGTCGACAAGGTCAAGGTCCATGGCATGGTAGATGTGACCGGGGGCGGGTTGAAGAACTTCGTCCGCCTGAAGAAAGAAGTTTTCTTCGAGATATCGGAACCTATCAAACCGCAACCGGTGTTCGACATCATCTCGGAACTGGGCAACGTCAGCCCCACTGAGATGTACAAGACGTTCAACATGGGAATGGGCTACGGTATAGTGTTGCCGCAGGAAAATGTGAAGAAGGCTCTGCAGGTCCTGGGAGAAGGGGCGAAGGTCGTCGGCCAGGCATCCAAGGGCAGCGGGGTCGGAATCCCGTCATTAGGCGTTCACTACGAGACATATTGA